A single genomic interval of Dyella sp. GSA-30 harbors:
- a CDS encoding efflux RND transporter permease subunit, whose translation MNISRLFVLRPVATALLMIALVLVGLVAVRFLPVSSLPAVDYPTIQVQTFYPGASPSVMATTVTAPLEVQLGEIPGLQQMTSNSSAGASVITLQFDLSLNLDVAQQNVQEAINAANSLLPTGLPAPPTYAKINPADQPILTLAVTSKSMSLPQLQDVANNRLGSKIAEVPGVGLVIPAGGNVPAIRVEADPQKLAGYGLSIDDLRSLIANVNVSQPKGNFDGPKLDYTINGNDQIQNPQDYLNTVVSYQNGAPVYLRDVARVTQSAQNTEQGAWYNGTQAIVLNVQRQPGANVIATVDQIKQKLPQLESTLPAGMKVEIVSDSTGVIRSSVSDAAFELGLAIVLVVLVIFVFLRNLPATIIPSISVPVSLVGTLAVMYQLGYSIDNLSLMALIIATGFVVDDSIVMIENIVRYLEEGKTPLEAALEGAGQIGFTIVSLTVSLIAVLIPLLFMGGVIGRLFSEFAVTLAVTIVLSGVVSLTLVPMLCARLLRAQADRHPSRFERISEGLFDKTLAAYERGLRFVMARQTLTLLVFLGTVALTVILYITIPKGLFPTQDVGVIQGISVADNSVSYKAMVERQSALAEAILKDSNVTGLTSYVGIDGTNTTLNNGRFLINLKERDDRSLTAAEVARNLQKEVADVPGIKLYLQPEQDLTLDTTVSPNQYQFVLRGPSQQAFMQYVPALLERMKKISSITDVTSDLNNDGLSVNVEVNRQLAARYGITAATIDNALYDALGQRIVSTIFEQSSQYRVILVAKPESLPTLESLGDIYLPSQTGSSGQVPLKGIAKISITKSPLVISHLAQFPAITISFNLAKGASLSKAVEEVNQAEQAIHLPSSITSSFQGAAQAFQDSLSSEVYLLIAALIAVYIVLGVLYESFIHPITILSTLPSAGIGALLALMVAGSDLDVIGIIGIVLLIGIVKKNAIMIVDFALEAEREHGKPPEEAVFEASLLRFRPILMTTLAAMLGALPMLLGTGTGSELRRPLGLAIIGGLALSQVLTLFTTPVIYLFFDRLAQRFGRKSADPATEHVP comes from the coding sequence ATGAACATCTCCCGCTTGTTCGTACTCAGGCCGGTGGCGACGGCGTTGCTGATGATTGCGCTGGTGCTGGTCGGCCTCGTCGCCGTGCGCTTCCTGCCGGTGTCGTCGTTGCCTGCGGTCGACTACCCGACCATCCAGGTGCAGACCTTCTACCCTGGTGCCAGCCCTTCAGTGATGGCCACCACCGTGACAGCGCCGCTGGAAGTGCAACTGGGCGAAATACCTGGCCTGCAGCAGATGACCTCGAACAGCTCCGCCGGGGCATCGGTTATCACCTTGCAGTTCGATCTGTCGCTCAACCTCGACGTTGCCCAGCAGAACGTGCAGGAAGCGATCAACGCAGCCAATAGCCTGCTACCCACCGGCCTGCCAGCGCCGCCGACCTATGCCAAGATCAATCCGGCCGATCAACCGATCCTGACGCTGGCGGTGACCTCCAAGTCGATGTCGCTGCCGCAGTTGCAGGACGTTGCCAATAATCGCCTTGGCTCCAAGATCGCCGAAGTGCCGGGCGTCGGCCTGGTCATTCCCGCCGGCGGCAACGTGCCGGCGATACGCGTCGAAGCGGATCCGCAGAAGCTCGCCGGGTACGGACTGAGCATCGACGACCTTCGTTCGCTGATCGCGAACGTCAACGTCAGCCAGCCCAAGGGAAATTTCGACGGGCCCAAGCTCGATTACACCATCAACGGCAACGACCAGATCCAGAATCCGCAGGATTACCTCAATACGGTGGTGTCCTATCAGAACGGCGCGCCGGTGTATCTGCGCGACGTGGCGCGGGTCACGCAATCGGCGCAGAACACCGAGCAGGGTGCCTGGTACAACGGCACCCAGGCGATCGTGCTTAACGTGCAGCGCCAGCCCGGCGCGAACGTGATCGCCACGGTCGATCAGATCAAGCAGAAATTGCCGCAACTGGAATCCACCTTGCCGGCTGGCATGAAGGTGGAGATCGTCTCCGATAGCACCGGCGTCATTCGCTCGTCGGTATCGGATGCGGCGTTCGAACTGGGTCTGGCCATTGTGCTGGTCGTGCTGGTGATCTTTGTATTCCTGCGCAATTTGCCGGCAACGATCATCCCGAGCATTTCCGTGCCGGTGTCCTTGGTCGGCACCCTGGCGGTGATGTACCAGCTGGGTTACTCGATCGACAACCTTTCGCTGATGGCGCTGATCATCGCCACGGGTTTCGTGGTCGACGATTCGATCGTGATGATCGAAAACATCGTGCGTTATCTGGAAGAGGGCAAGACACCGCTGGAAGCGGCGCTTGAAGGTGCGGGACAGATCGGCTTTACCATCGTATCGCTGACCGTATCGCTGATCGCGGTACTGATCCCGCTGCTTTTCATGGGCGGCGTGATCGGTCGTCTGTTCAGCGAATTCGCCGTGACGCTGGCCGTTACCATCGTGCTCTCCGGCGTAGTCTCGCTGACCCTGGTGCCCATGCTTTGCGCGCGTCTTCTGCGTGCGCAGGCCGATCGGCATCCGAGTCGTTTCGAACGCATCAGCGAGGGCCTGTTCGACAAGACCCTGGCAGCCTACGAGCGTGGGTTGCGCTTCGTGATGGCGCGGCAGACGCTGACCCTGCTGGTTTTCCTTGGCACGGTAGCCCTGACCGTGATTCTTTACATCACGATCCCTAAGGGCTTGTTTCCGACCCAGGACGTGGGCGTGATCCAGGGCATCAGCGTGGCCGACAACTCGGTGTCGTACAAGGCGATGGTAGAGCGTCAATCCGCCTTGGCCGAGGCCATTCTCAAGGATTCGAATGTCACCGGCCTGACCTCGTATGTGGGTATCGACGGTACCAATACGACGCTCAATAACGGCCGCTTCCTGATCAACCTGAAGGAGCGCGACGATCGTTCGTTGACCGCGGCCGAGGTTGCCAGAAATCTGCAGAAAGAGGTGGCGGATGTTCCCGGCATCAAGCTGTATCTGCAGCCCGAACAGGATCTCACGCTCGATACCACCGTATCGCCAAACCAGTACCAGTTCGTCCTGAGAGGGCCGTCGCAGCAGGCTTTCATGCAATACGTGCCGGCCTTGCTCGAGCGGATGAAAAAGATCTCCTCGATCACCGATGTCACCAGCGATCTGAACAACGACGGCCTGAGTGTGAACGTCGAGGTGAACCGTCAGCTCGCCGCACGCTATGGCATTACCGCGGCCACCATCGATAACGCACTTTACGATGCGCTGGGACAGCGCATCGTGTCGACGATTTTCGAGCAGTCCAGCCAATATCGCGTGATCCTGGTCGCCAAGCCTGAAAGCCTGCCCACGCTGGAATCGCTGGGTGATATCTATCTGCCCAGCCAGACCGGCAGCAGCGGCCAGGTACCGTTGAAAGGCATCGCCAAGATATCGATCACCAAGTCGCCCCTGGTGATCAGCCACTTGGCGCAGTTCCCAGCGATCACGATTTCCTTCAACCTGGCCAAGGGCGCCTCGCTCAGCAAGGCCGTCGAGGAAGTAAACCAGGCCGAGCAGGCGATACATCTGCCGTCGTCGATTACTTCATCGTTCCAGGGTGCGGCGCAGGCCTTCCAGGACTCGTTGTCCAGCGAGGTATACCTACTGATTGCCGCACTGATCGCGGTCTATATCGTGCTCGGCGTGCTGTACGAAAGCTTCATCCATCCGATCACCATTCTGTCGACCTTGCCCTCCGCCGGTATCGGCGCCTTGCTGGCGTTGATGGTCGCCGGTAGCGACCTGGATGTGATCGGGATTATCGGTATCGTGCTGCTGATCGGTATCGTCAAGAAGAACGCGATCATGATTGTGGACTTCGCGCTCGAAGCCGAACGAGAGCATGGCAAGCCGCCGGAGGAGGCGGTCTTCGAAGCCTCGTTGCTGCGCTTCCGCCCGATCCTGATGACCACGCTGGCGGCGATGCTCGGCGCCTTGCCGATGCTGCTGGGCACCGGTACCGGCTCGGAGCTGCGCCGGCCGTTGGGTCTGGCCATCATCGGCGGTCTGGCGCTTAGCCAGGTGCTGACGCTGTTCACCACGCCGGTGATCTATCTGTTCTTCGATCGGCTCGCGCAGCGCTTTGGACGCAAGAGCGCCGATCCGGCCACCGAGCACGTGCCGTGA
- a CDS encoding efflux RND transporter periplasmic adaptor subunit, with product MSGVSQSARPVRKRRGLFVVVVIVVVAVIALIVVHLMGAKKTRVGTPPQVVSAAKATQGEMPEILNALGTVTPTATVNVLPQLSGYLTAVGYQEGQDVEKGQFLAQIDPRQYEISKQQAQAQLAKDEASLAQARSDLARFTQLNQQKSIAEQTYVDQKFTVQQDEAAVKSDKANIAQFDLDLAYCHITAPVAGRVGLRLVDPGNYVTQSSSPGIVTITTIKPTTVQFTVPQNALNKVLQRFGSGAKLAVTAFSSDNSKQIATGTLYALGNQMATATGTVTLRATFPNDDEALFPNEFVNVTLLVDTLQKAVLVPTPAVQSGAPGDYVYLVNDDQTVSVHKVTLGPSDGKNTVIASGLAVGQTVVTDGMDRLSDGAKIKLAGTRPAGAGSAPASASSAQGPTQMHAHKRGNATATSAS from the coding sequence ATGAGTGGCGTTTCCCAATCAGCTCGCCCCGTTCGCAAGAGGCGCGGGCTGTTCGTCGTTGTTGTGATTGTCGTCGTTGCCGTGATCGCCCTGATCGTGGTTCATCTTATGGGCGCCAAGAAGACCAGGGTTGGCACACCCCCGCAGGTGGTCAGTGCGGCCAAGGCAACGCAGGGCGAGATGCCTGAAATTCTCAATGCCCTGGGTACCGTGACGCCGACGGCCACCGTCAACGTCCTGCCGCAGCTGAGCGGCTACCTGACGGCGGTGGGCTACCAGGAAGGCCAGGACGTGGAGAAAGGCCAGTTCCTGGCCCAGATCGATCCGCGGCAATACGAAATCAGCAAGCAGCAGGCCCAGGCTCAATTGGCCAAGGACGAGGCAAGCCTCGCCCAGGCACGTTCCGACCTGGCCCGCTTCACGCAGTTGAACCAGCAGAAATCGATCGCCGAACAGACCTATGTGGACCAGAAGTTCACCGTCCAGCAGGACGAGGCAGCGGTGAAATCCGATAAGGCCAACATCGCGCAGTTCGATCTGGACCTTGCCTATTGCCACATCACCGCGCCAGTGGCCGGGCGTGTGGGCCTGCGCCTGGTCGATCCGGGCAATTACGTCACGCAGTCGAGTTCACCGGGCATTGTGACCATTACCACCATCAAGCCGACGACGGTGCAGTTCACGGTGCCGCAGAACGCATTGAACAAGGTACTGCAGCGCTTCGGTTCGGGCGCCAAGCTGGCGGTTACCGCTTTCAGCAGCGACAACAGCAAACAGATCGCCACCGGTACCTTGTATGCGCTAGGTAACCAGATGGCCACCGCCACCGGCACGGTGACGTTGCGCGCCACGTTCCCCAATGACGACGAGGCGCTGTTTCCGAACGAATTCGTCAACGTGACCCTGCTGGTCGACACACTGCAGAAAGCGGTGCTGGTGCCCACACCTGCTGTGCAGAGTGGTGCACCCGGCGATTACGTCTATCTGGTCAATGACGATCAGACGGTCTCTGTACACAAGGTGACGCTCGGTCCCAGCGACGGCAAGAACACGGTCATTGCATCCGGTCTCGCCGTCGGACAGACCGTCGTTACCGACGGCATGGACCGCTTGAGCGACGGCGCCAAGATCAAGCTTGCCGGTACGAGGCCGGCCGGTGCGGGCAGTGCTCCGGCATCTGCCTCATCGGCACAAGGCCCAACGCAGATGCATGCGCACAAGCGCGGTAACGCCACCGCTACGTCAGCTTCGTAA
- a CDS encoding alpha/beta hydrolase, whose product MAFVGKLLVLPAHKEMGSPPADLSATAVSFASTSGNTIRGWFIPGLPRHGAVLLLHGVHANRLAMLPRARWLHDLGYSVLLIDFQAAGESEGNAVTFGYRESRDAGAALDWLRLKVPGERIGIIATSMGGAAVLLAEPTLQVDAIVLEQVYPTIQDALRDRLSLHVGPAGPWLTQSFLITMHAMLAIDPERLRPIDHIGGMTAPILLIAGDADRHTRLDESRAMYAAAGAGSWLWIVPGARHVDLYRYASDAYRQRVRDFLEATLQKARFASPLAPPHPNPLPRHSQGRGS is encoded by the coding sequence ATGGCCTTTGTCGGCAAGTTGCTCGTCCTGCCTGCTCATAAAGAAATGGGCTCGCCTCCAGCGGATTTATCCGCAACGGCGGTGAGTTTCGCCAGCACATCGGGCAACACGATACGCGGCTGGTTCATACCCGGCCTGCCCCGCCATGGCGCCGTCCTTCTCCTGCACGGCGTGCATGCCAACCGTTTGGCGATGTTGCCGCGTGCACGTTGGCTGCATGATCTGGGTTACTCGGTCTTGCTTATCGATTTTCAAGCCGCTGGAGAAAGCGAGGGAAATGCCGTTACGTTCGGCTACCGCGAATCGCGCGATGCCGGTGCGGCGCTTGACTGGCTCAGGCTAAAAGTACCGGGGGAACGCATCGGCATCATCGCGACGTCCATGGGCGGTGCAGCGGTGTTGTTAGCCGAACCCACCTTGCAGGTCGATGCCATCGTGCTCGAGCAGGTCTATCCGACGATCCAGGATGCCTTGCGAGATCGTCTTTCCTTGCATGTGGGACCGGCAGGTCCATGGCTGACCCAGTCATTTCTTATCACCATGCACGCGATGCTGGCGATCGATCCGGAACGGCTGCGCCCGATAGATCATATCGGTGGGATGACTGCACCCATATTGTTGATTGCCGGCGATGCGGATAGGCATACACGGCTCGACGAGTCACGTGCCATGTATGCCGCGGCGGGTGCAGGAAGCTGGTTATGGATTGTTCCGGGTGCACGGCATGTCGATCTATATCGCTATGCGAGTGATGCGTATCGTCAACGGGTGAGGGATTTTCTGGAGGCCACACTGCAGAAGGCTCGCTTCGCATCGCCTCTTGCGCCCCCTCACCCCAACCCTCTCCCCCGGCATAGCCAGGGGAGAGGGAGCTAA
- a CDS encoding efflux transporter outer membrane subunit produces MKYSRTALTVSLALLLGGCMVGPDYQRPQVSVPATYKELPGWQAASPEAADAPKGNWWAGFHDPLLDRLEPMVSVSNQTVRQSYANYQEALAEVQVARSSLFPTIGISGSGTRQRSASSNFGNSTTASRGVVNSGSLEGNVSWAPDLWGKVRRTIEENKATAEASQATLANATLSEQTALATAVIDLRVADANIDLLQKTVDAYKEFLRVVANQGSAGITPPSDVIAARTQLENAQSSLIALGVSRAKDAHAIAVLVGKNPEELDLPHDATIPTLPSIPAGVPSTLLQRRPDIAVAERQMAAQNAAIGVAIAAYYPDLSLTGADGFSQSPLAGLLHVANHVWSLGADVSETVFDGGARHGQVAAARAAYEAAIANYRGTVLTAFQNVEDDLSGLRILAQQAEVLDAAVNDAKRGSEIAFNEYQAGTVDYTTAATAQTTYLNTQQSALSVQQQRLLDAVSLIGDLGGVPDNDAPDAKTAAAGR; encoded by the coding sequence ATGAAATATTCCCGCACCGCTTTAACCGTATCCCTGGCATTGCTGCTCGGCGGCTGCATGGTCGGGCCCGACTATCAGCGTCCCCAGGTAAGTGTGCCGGCTACGTACAAAGAACTGCCCGGTTGGCAGGCGGCTTCCCCGGAGGCGGCCGACGCGCCCAAGGGCAACTGGTGGGCCGGTTTCCACGATCCGTTGCTCGACCGTCTCGAACCGATGGTCTCGGTGTCCAACCAGACCGTGCGCCAGAGTTACGCCAATTACCAGGAGGCGTTGGCCGAGGTGCAGGTCGCGCGCAGCTCCCTGTTTCCCACCATTGGCATTTCAGGCTCGGGAACCCGGCAGCGCAGCGCGAGCAGCAACTTCGGCAATAGCACGACAGCCTCCAGGGGCGTGGTGAATTCCGGTTCGTTGGAGGGCAATGTCAGTTGGGCGCCAGATCTGTGGGGCAAGGTTCGCCGCACGATCGAAGAGAACAAGGCGACGGCCGAAGCGAGCCAGGCGACCTTGGCCAATGCGACGCTGTCGGAGCAAACCGCATTGGCCACCGCGGTCATCGACCTGCGCGTGGCGGATGCCAATATCGATCTGCTGCAGAAGACGGTCGACGCGTACAAGGAGTTTCTGCGTGTCGTGGCCAACCAGGGCTCGGCGGGTATTACGCCGCCGTCGGATGTGATCGCCGCGCGTACGCAACTGGAAAACGCGCAGTCGAGTTTGATCGCGCTGGGCGTGTCGCGTGCGAAAGACGCTCATGCTATTGCCGTATTGGTCGGCAAGAACCCGGAAGAGCTGGATCTGCCGCACGATGCGACGATACCGACCTTGCCGTCGATTCCTGCGGGCGTCCCGTCGACGTTGCTGCAGCGCCGCCCGGATATCGCCGTGGCCGAGCGCCAGATGGCCGCGCAGAATGCGGCGATCGGCGTCGCGATCGCCGCGTATTATCCGGACCTGTCATTGACGGGTGCCGACGGCTTTTCGCAATCGCCGCTGGCCGGCTTGCTGCATGTCGCCAATCATGTGTGGTCGCTGGGTGCCGACGTTAGCGAGACCGTGTTTGATGGCGGCGCTCGTCATGGGCAGGTTGCCGCTGCCAGGGCAGCTTACGAGGCGGCCATTGCCAATTATCGAGGTACGGTGCTGACGGCATTTCAGAACGTGGAAGACGACCTGTCGGGTCTGCGTATCCTCGCGCAGCAGGCCGAGGTGCTGGACGCGGCGGTGAACGATGCGAAGCGCGGTTCGGAGATTGCTTTCAACGAATACCAGGCGGGCACCGTCGACTACACCACGGCGGCCACAGCTCAGACGACCTACCTCAATACCCAGCAGTCGGCGCTGAGCGTGCAGCAGCAGCGTCTCTTGGACGCCGTATCGTTGATCGGCGATCTTGGCGGTGTGCCGGATAACGATGCTCCTGACGCGAAAACTGCGGCGGCTGGGCGTTGA
- the pgaD gene encoding poly-beta-1,6-N-acetyl-D-glucosamine biosynthesis protein PgaD — translation MRAEAILIQRQTRPRHARNAFFALITFVAWLVWGVLWLPMITLVAWSAGLRNGYIELVVREHGKGWHDLVSILFIAAVCAVITLLWSGYNRLRYGSLTRRRTPTAVTREAMARSLKVRTTTAGELRSQRRVVLQFLQDDSVTHGVDSR, via the coding sequence ATGAGAGCCGAAGCGATCCTGATCCAGCGGCAGACCCGGCCACGCCACGCACGCAATGCGTTCTTCGCATTGATTACGTTTGTGGCCTGGCTTGTCTGGGGTGTGCTGTGGTTGCCGATGATTACGCTGGTCGCCTGGTCGGCGGGGTTGCGCAACGGCTATATCGAGCTGGTCGTGCGGGAGCACGGCAAGGGTTGGCATGATCTTGTCAGCATTCTGTTTATCGCTGCGGTGTGCGCTGTCATTACGCTGCTATGGTCCGGCTATAACCGCCTGCGTTACGGCAGTTTGACCCGCCGCAGGACTCCGACTGCCGTGACGCGTGAAGCGATGGCCAGGTCGCTCAAGGTCCGGACGACGACGGCTGGGGAATTGCGTTCTCAAAGGCGCGTGGTGTTGCAGTTTCTGCAGGACGATAGCGTGACGCATGGGGTCGACTCGCGTTGA
- a CDS encoding efflux RND transporter permease subunit: MSIPGLFIRRPVATTLLAVAILLSGLLAYFKLPVAPLPNITFPVIVVQASMAGASPDIMASTVAAPLERRLGAIADVSELTSTSSVGSAQIVIQFGLSRDINGAARDVQAAIQAARADLPSTLRNNPTYREFNPADSPIMVLALTSPTLTRAQLYDSANSVIQQQLSQVNGVGQITLGGSALPSVRVELQPDQLNSYGIGLEDVRAAISSANANSAKGHIDQGDQRYEVTSNDQINKAAPYRDLVVAYRNNAPVFLRDVADVQDSAENIRNAGLYNGKDAVLVIVYPLPGGNIVKTVAQIRKVLPSIEATLPSSIHIGVALDRSQSVNAAVNDTERTLFIAVLLVIGVVFVFLQSPRAILVPAVALPLSIVGTFGPMYLLGYSLDNLSLMALTIGTGFVVDDAVVVLENIVRHVETGMDVREAALVGSAEVSFTVISMSLSLIAVFLPILLMPGVVGLLFHEFAVTLSIAILFSLVISLTVTPTMAAYVLNHKNSLHSESRWAVWYERQFERFKNAYSRSLDSVLDHALLVGLLLVGLIVANVLLIKLVPSTFFPEQDNGILQGQIIADQSISFQSMEQKLAQLQAIVQKDPAVASVAGFTGGRALNSANVFIELKPLAERHISAAQVVDRLRPKLGGVSGARLFLQAAQDLRIGGRSSAAEYQYTLTSDDPTALFTWVPKLVAALGKQRGQMQDVNSDLQQNGLQIYVNIDRAAAARYGFAPNQIDSVLYDAFGQRTVSTVYNQLNQYYVVMEVAPKYWQYPQMLDRMRFSTAAGNASGTQQTQMSSALVKGVTAPSVVSGTQGASTSTNARNADAEANQLTNAISNAKGGSSSGSADSTAAETLVPFPALASYVSNHTATQVSHQDGLVAATISFNLPPGGSLSQASATIDQVSRDLGLPASIHGSFAGAAQVYGQSMSTMPLLILAALAAVYIVLGMLYENTIHPITILSTLPSAGIGATLALLIFGTPFSVIAMIGIILLIGIVKKNAIMMIDVAIHLQRDEGLEPRQAIHDAAVVRLRPIMMTTAAAVLGAVPLAIGIGQGASLRQPLGITVMGGLIFSQVFTLYTTPVIYLYLDRLRARIARWSASLPWNRLDANA; this comes from the coding sequence GTGAGTATCCCCGGGCTATTTATCCGGCGACCGGTCGCGACCACCTTGCTGGCGGTCGCGATCCTGTTGTCCGGCTTGCTGGCGTATTTCAAGTTGCCGGTCGCACCGCTGCCGAACATCACCTTTCCGGTGATCGTGGTGCAGGCGAGCATGGCTGGTGCAAGCCCGGACATCATGGCGTCCACGGTGGCTGCGCCACTCGAACGGCGCCTGGGTGCGATTGCCGATGTGTCGGAGCTGACCTCCACCAGCTCCGTCGGTTCGGCGCAGATCGTTATCCAGTTTGGCTTGAGCCGCGACATCAATGGTGCGGCTCGTGACGTGCAGGCGGCGATCCAGGCTGCGCGCGCGGATCTGCCGTCCACCTTGCGCAACAACCCGACGTATCGCGAGTTCAACCCGGCCGACTCGCCGATCATGGTGCTGGCACTGACCTCGCCGACATTGACGCGCGCGCAGCTTTACGATTCAGCGAACTCGGTCATCCAGCAGCAGCTTTCGCAGGTGAATGGGGTAGGGCAGATCACGCTCGGTGGCAGTGCCCTGCCGTCGGTGCGCGTGGAATTGCAGCCCGATCAGCTCAACAGCTATGGCATTGGCCTGGAAGACGTGCGTGCCGCGATCAGTTCTGCCAATGCCAATAGCGCCAAGGGACATATCGACCAGGGCGACCAGCGTTACGAGGTGACCTCCAACGACCAGATCAACAAGGCCGCGCCTTATCGCGACCTGGTCGTGGCCTATCGAAACAACGCACCGGTATTTCTACGCGACGTGGCCGATGTGCAGGACTCGGCGGAGAACATCCGCAATGCCGGCTTGTACAATGGCAAGGACGCGGTGCTGGTGATCGTCTATCCACTGCCGGGCGGCAATATCGTCAAGACGGTGGCGCAGATACGCAAAGTACTGCCGTCGATCGAGGCGACCTTGCCCAGCAGCATCCATATCGGCGTGGCGCTCGACCGCTCCCAGTCGGTCAATGCGGCGGTGAACGACACCGAGCGCACCTTGTTTATCGCCGTGCTGCTGGTGATCGGCGTGGTCTTCGTGTTCCTGCAGTCGCCCCGGGCGATTCTTGTACCGGCTGTTGCGTTGCCCTTGTCGATCGTCGGTACGTTCGGTCCGATGTACCTGCTCGGTTACAGCCTGGACAATCTTTCGCTGATGGCCTTGACCATCGGTACCGGCTTCGTGGTCGACGATGCAGTAGTGGTGCTTGAAAACATCGTGCGACATGTCGAGACCGGCATGGACGTGCGCGAAGCGGCCCTGGTGGGTAGCGCCGAGGTCAGTTTCACCGTGATCTCGATGAGCCTTTCGCTGATCGCCGTGTTTCTGCCGATTCTGCTGATGCCCGGCGTCGTCGGCCTGCTGTTTCACGAGTTTGCGGTGACGTTGTCGATCGCGATCCTGTTCTCGCTGGTGATCTCGCTGACCGTCACGCCGACGATGGCGGCGTATGTGCTCAACCACAAGAACTCGCTGCATTCCGAGTCACGCTGGGCGGTCTGGTACGAGCGGCAGTTCGAGCGCTTCAAGAACGCGTATTCCCGCTCGCTCGATAGCGTGCTCGATCATGCTCTGCTGGTCGGGTTGTTGCTCGTCGGCCTGATCGTTGCCAATGTCCTGTTGATCAAGCTGGTGCCGTCGACCTTTTTCCCCGAGCAGGACAACGGCATCCTGCAAGGCCAGATCATCGCCGACCAGAGCATCTCGTTTCAGTCGATGGAACAGAAGCTCGCCCAGTTGCAGGCGATCGTGCAAAAGGATCCGGCGGTGGCCTCGGTGGCCGGTTTCACCGGTGGCCGAGCGCTCAATTCGGCCAATGTGTTTATCGAATTGAAACCGTTGGCCGAACGCCATATCTCCGCGGCGCAGGTAGTCGACCGTCTCAGACCCAAGCTTGGCGGTGTGTCGGGCGCGCGGTTGTTCCTGCAGGCGGCGCAGGATCTGCGTATTGGTGGCCGTTCGTCGGCGGCCGAGTACCAGTACACCTTGACCAGTGACGACCCGACCGCGTTGTTTACCTGGGTGCCGAAACTGGTGGCTGCGCTCGGCAAGCAACGCGGCCAGATGCAGGACGTCAATTCGGATCTGCAGCAGAACGGCCTGCAGATATACGTCAATATCGATCGCGCGGCGGCGGCGCGTTATGGCTTTGCACCCAACCAGATCGACAGTGTGCTTTACGATGCCTTTGGCCAGCGCACCGTGTCGACGGTCTACAACCAGCTCAACCAGTACTACGTGGTGATGGAAGTCGCGCCCAAGTATTGGCAGTACCCGCAGATGCTCGACCGTATGCGCTTCAGTACCGCGGCAGGCAATGCCAGCGGAACGCAGCAAACGCAGATGTCCAGCGCCCTGGTGAAGGGGGTGACCGCGCCTTCAGTGGTGAGCGGTACGCAAGGTGCGTCGACCTCGACCAATGCGCGTAACGCCGATGCGGAAGCGAACCAGTTGACCAATGCCATCTCCAATGCCAAAGGCGGCAGTTCCAGCGGCAGCGCGGACAGCACGGCGGCCGAAACGCTGGTGCCGTTCCCGGCGCTGGCCAGCTATGTCAGCAACCACACCGCCACCCAGGTCAGCCACCAGGATGGTCTGGTCGCTGCCACGATCTCGTTCAATCTGCCGCCGGGTGGTTCGTTGAGCCAGGCCTCCGCGACCATCGATCAGGTATCGCGAGATCTGGGCCTGCCCGCGTCGATCCATGGCAGCTTTGCCGGCGCCGCGCAGGTTTATGGACAGTCGATGTCGACCATGCCGCTGCTGATTCTTGCGGCGCTCGCGGCCGTCTATATCGTGCTGGGCATGCTTTACGAGAACACGATCCATCCGATCACGATTCTTTCCACGCTACCGTCGGCGGGTATCGGTGCGACCCTGGCGCTGCTGATTTTCGGTACGCCGTTTTCGGTCATCGCCATGATCGGCATCATTCTGTTGATCGGTATTGTCAAGAAAAACGCGATCATGATGATCGACGTCGCCATTCATTTGCAGCGCGACGAAGGGCTGGAGCCGCGGCAGGCGATTCATGACGCGGCGGTGGTACGCCTTCGCCCCATCATGATGACTACCGCGGCGGCCGTGCTCGGCGCGGTGCCGTTGGCGATCGGTATCGGACAAGGCGCATCGCTGCGCCAACCCTTGGGTATCACCGTCATGGGCGGCCTGATATTCAGTCAAGTCTTCACCCTGTACACGACGCCGGTGATCTATCTCTATCTGGACCGCTTGCGCGCCCGGATCGCAAGGTGGTCGGCCAGCTTGCCGTGGAACAGATTGGATGCGAACGCATGA